ACCACCGCCGCCCTCGTGGGCGCGCTGCTCGCCGCCGGCTGCTCCAGCGGCTCCGGCGGGAAGCAGTCCGAGACCGGCGGCACCGACGCCGCCGCGGGCAAGGCCACCACGCCTCGGATGACCGTCGCCCTGGTCACCCACGCGGCGCCCGGCGACACCTTCTGGGACCTGATCCGCAAGGGCGCCCAGGCCGCCGCCGCGAAGGACAACATCAAGCTCGTCTACTCCAGCGACCCGGTCGCCGGAAACCAGGCCAACCTCGTGCAGAACGCCATCGACCAGAAGGTCGACGGCATCGCGCTCACCGCCGCCAAGCCCGATGCCATGAAGGCGGTGGTGGCCAAGGCCAAGGCGGCCGGCATCCCCGTCGTCGGTTTCAACTCCGGCCTGGACAACTGGCGGGAACTCGGCATGCTCGAGTACTTCGGCCAGGACGAGAACATCGCCGGCCAGGCCTTCGGCGAGCGCCTCAACCAGCAGGGCGCCAAGCACGCCGTCTGCGTGATCCAGGAGCAGGGCCAGGTCGCGCTGGAGGCACGCTGCGCCGGTCTGAAGAAGGGCTTCAAGGGCACGACGGAGAACCTGTACGTCAACGGCACCGACATGCCCTCCGTGAAGTCGACGCTGACGGCCAAGCTCCAGAAGGAGTCCACCATCGACCGGGTGGTCACACTGGGCGCCCCGATCGCCATGACCGCCGTGCAGTCGGTCAAGGACGCGGGCAGCAAGGCCGAGGTCGCCACCTTCGACCTCAACAAGGACCTCGTCGGGGCCATCCAGGGCGGCGACATCCAGTTCGCCGTCGACCAGCAGCCCTACCTCCAGGGCTACCTCGCCGTCGACGCGCTGTGGCTCTACAGGACGAACGGCAACGTCAGCGGCGGCGGCACCGCTCCCGTGCTCACCGGGCCGGCCTTCGTCACCAAGGACAACGTCGACAGCGTCGCGGAGTTCGCGAAGAAGGGGACGCGCTGAGAAAGGGACTGGCTAGGTCTGTCGTTTGGATCAGATCGCAGACGCGGGGCCGAAAGGTGCCGCCGATTCCCTGCGACCTGATCCAAACGACAGGCCCTAGTTGTGCTGTTCGGAGAGGTTGGTGACGCGGCTGGCTGGGGTGTGGCCGCTGATTCCGGTGTGGGGTCGGTGGTAGT
This region of Streptomyces caelestis genomic DNA includes:
- a CDS encoding substrate-binding domain-containing protein, giving the protein MRRHHRSAALTTAALVGALLAAGCSSGSGGKQSETGGTDAAAGKATTPRMTVALVTHAAPGDTFWDLIRKGAQAAAAKDNIKLVYSSDPVAGNQANLVQNAIDQKVDGIALTAAKPDAMKAVVAKAKAAGIPVVGFNSGLDNWRELGMLEYFGQDENIAGQAFGERLNQQGAKHAVCVIQEQGQVALEARCAGLKKGFKGTTENLYVNGTDMPSVKSTLTAKLQKESTIDRVVTLGAPIAMTAVQSVKDAGSKAEVATFDLNKDLVGAIQGGDIQFAVDQQPYLQGYLAVDALWLYRTNGNVSGGGTAPVLTGPAFVTKDNVDSVAEFAKKGTR